A window of Drosophila sulfurigaster albostrigata strain 15112-1811.04 chromosome X, ASM2355843v2, whole genome shotgun sequence genomic DNA:
TTGCAACAGTTCCACTTTGGCGTCTTCTATGCGTACCTCAAGCTGAAGGAGCAGGAGTGCCGCAACATTGTCTGGATCGCCGAGTGCGTTGCCCAGAAGCATCGTGCCAAGATCGACAACTATATCCCTATATTCTAAGCTCCCCATTGAGTGGGACAACAGACAtcgtgttcttgttgttgtttttttttaaacgcAATCAATTTCTATTTTGAATCGTGTcgttaataattaattaactatttttttttctgtgtctCTTGTTTCGCCTCTTGttatgcaatttgtttatatattataatatgatACTACAACTACATATAACACAACTACTGTAATGTAATCTGTATACTGTATGTTTATCTTTCTTTTTGAGTATTATTCCATATTACCATTAACATtaatgatgttgttgtcgtcgtcgtttgtTGTAGAGAAAGAAGCGAAACACACGCAACACGTTCACGTTTGTACAGAgttgaaagtgttttttttttttcattcatttttaaacTGTAACTTTATCTTTAACTGGGGCTATAGATTCCAGATTCCAAGTCCCATTCCCACAAATCGAATGCGAATTCGATTTTACACTTAATTAATAACgaaaatgcatataaattgtaaattcttGCAGCTGCGcatcaaatataaatagaaaaatatatatacatatatcatattatcaaaataaagcCAATCCCGTTAATGTTAATGCTCTTTCGACTGTCTGAGATGCTTTGACGCCATCTAGTGGGCAGTTTATGCAACAATTAATTGTATCTCAATTTGAGCCTAGCATTGATcagctggcgccatctatcgtcTGGTGTATCAACCTCAATCTTAACTTACAGCacttggcattgttgttgccagctcGCTCTAATCTTATCATCTGATCATTAAAGTGGCACAATGGGAATTTACTTACATGCATGAGTAACAGCTGTAGTTGGAGTTGCATGTGCGACACGTCGCGCATCTTAATGTGAACTCCTCTTTGTTGGAACTTCTTTGTTGATGTTCTTGAACCAGACTGCAGACTACAGTTCTGGGTTCTCAAGGTTTCCTTTAAGGGGTGCAgcacttgtttgtttgtctgacTCACTAGCAGGGGGAGGTGGAAGCTAGACAAAGCCAAGAGGAAGAGAGCTGCGCTAACTCCAGCTTACAGCACAGAAGAAGTTCGATGCAAAGTTTCGTTATGTGGGTCGCCTCGAACATGTTGCGTTGACCAGAGGGCGCCAAAGTGCGACTAGCACATAATGTATgcatgaatgtgtgtgtgtgtgtggtgtgtctCCCGTTAGGCCAAACAGGTGCCAACACGTTTGAGGCAAAAAAGAAAGCCACGCTCAGCTGTCGTCGCCTCGCCTCCCCCCTCATCAGCTCTTCCGTCTATGGCATTGTTCGCGTTGTGTGGCGTGCACGAGGTTCGCTGTGGTTCGATGGATCTTCGGATCGGTTGGAATTGCCAATAACACGGCTCAACGTCGCTGCCTTCTCGCAGTTGTGTTTCGCGTCTCTAAACGTTGAGTTCAGCTTCTCAAgttccactctccactcttccACCCAGTCGACAACTGGCAGCAGAAGACACATAAAACTTGCAACGCGCGCCTAAAACgaattctacttttttttgctgtttttttttaaacaagtgtttttgcattattttgtgGTTGCCGCTTGCCGCCATCTTCACGGATTCACAGGATAAGACACGTGTAAATaggtaaaaaacaaaagaaaaacaaataaataaatatgtttaataagACCCCAGAGCACTTTACTTACCCTCCGCCTCCACCTCATCAACATCCACAAGTTGCTGGCAATTGCGGCCAATGCAGACAGTCAGAAGAACATTGCCACTTAAGATGACCAGGAAACCCAAAacaccaaaagcaaaagcaaaggcaaaaaccAGCAACACGTCCATTGCACGTAAAAGTCGCTGAGAAATTGTGTCAACCagttttgcgtttgctttagCTTGCTGTTCctctcgcactcgcactcgaaGTCGCACTTTGTGTTTGGTGTGCTGCTTAACGTTgttcttttattgtttttgttgtttggttaTTGCTAaccaattgatttatttgaatttggcACTCGTTTTACTTTCTACCATTCGATCGATCGATCAGCAGCAGAGATCTTTCTATTGCTTCCACTTTTTCACGTCCGCCCGCCCGCACTCAATTCAATTCACACACTAAAAGCCAAACTTCCAAGTCCCTCCCACGGCCATTTTTACTTCCCGTTTCCATGCTTGTCCTCTCGCGCTTCCATTATCGATAACTAGAGCTTGAAGTAATCGCGCGGCTGTGATATTTTGTAAGGATGTCCATCGTTTCATGCGTGAGCTTTGAAAAAAGCTTGAATGCTTTGACAATGATGGATGCTGGATTTAAAGCTCTCACCGCGCCTTGCCTCGCCAGCGCCATCTCTCGATCGTTTGTTAATGTCATCAATGGGCCTGGGGGCGctaaagtcaaagccaaacaCATCGTAAAATTTCACTCCTCTAGCGTTGAGTAGAAGAAGTTACTTAACCTTAATATGCTTGTGCATTCAccatctcgctcgctctcattcgcattcgcaatcGTAATTCTAATGTTTTCTTTCACCCACATGcaaaaatcaaagtcaaagaaAGTGAGAcctaaattatgcaaattaccTCTTTCTATGcacgcttgtgtgtgtgtgtgtgtgtgtctgtgtgtaggTTATATAAACCATTGAAGGATGTAAAAGTTTCTGCAGCTGATTAGCATAATCAAAATATTCGTGTCGTAATCATCGACGTCATTAgaagaagacaacaacaagagatgACAAAAGAAATTTTTGCAGTCTGCAAAGatgaataacaaatacaaaaaatacaacaaaatacaaaaatttcaacactTTCGCTTTGTGGACCGCTTAACGGCGGCGGCTgcataattaacatttatttttttctttctgatttcttgatttgattttcaatttcgattttgatttcaatttcgttgGGCTCCTTTCCCCCCTGCCCCTTGTCCCATGCCCCTTCTCAAactcaatctcaatctcatCAACGTCCCCTCCCTTTGCCTAGCACAGCTTTACGCATGTGTTATGAtcatttcgttgttgttgttgttgttgcttactTTCTATTTTCCTATGcgtttaataattaattaatgctaATATCTTTTCACAACCGTTATAATTTATtgacaaaaatagaaaatacaatGCGGCTGACAACAACACGATCCACATAcagtccacacacacactcacagttGTCTAGTTTTGCCTAGTTGTTGTTCCAAAggcggcaaatgcaaatgaatgtcaatatgaatatgaatgtgaatgagagttcgaattcaaattcgactccgaattcgaattcgagttTGAGCTTCACAGTTCGGGTTACGTATTGGAATGCCAGTGAAATTATGTGAACAGCTGaacacaatttgttttttttatttttgggatgCGACAGCCAATTCAGGCCAACTGGGCCAATTGACCAGAAGCGCAACCGGAGGCGACAACAATAACTGCAGCTACAACGGTTAACTGTCACCAACAACTAACTGTCTACGATTGCAGTgactctgtgtatgtgtgtgtgtgtgtgtgctgcaatATATGTAGTAATGCAAGAACAAAGAACATAAGCTTCgatatataattacaattctTTCCAAACTTACGTGATGGAAACATCGATAGAAACTGAAAATCGTAATCGATATCGGTTCTGTGCCGATGCATTGAGAACTCACCCACCCCCACACTCGCATCTTGCATCTCGCTCTATTGTGTGGTCATTTTGAAGAAATCATTTCCACTTGTAATTACTTTAATTGTTCAGCCAAAGCTTCGACTTTtattcttgctgctgctgctgttgttgttgttgtttgctgttaaCAACTTGTGCTGCCGCATTTGGTCACCATACTTTCTATCCACTAATAAGTCGAGACACTCAgccacagccaacaacaacaataacaattggGTTACAAATTGCGCGAGTttctgttgccgttgctgttgttgttgttgttaccagCTGGAAGgtcacacagcagcagcagcaaaagcaagagcGAGATACCTAAGGATTGCACACGTACAGACATCAGCATGCTCTCACATTCAGCCAAGAGAACTTCTACAGACAGAAGTGCTATGCATGCGAGCTTAACACAGTGTTAGTGTAGCAAAGCCGAAAGAGAGCCGAAGctgagctgaagctgagcCGAAGCTAAGCCGAAGACTAGGCGAAGCTATTACGCTGCCGGCGGCCACTTGAAGAGCTGAGCGCACGGTTCAATGAGTCAATAGGTACACAAATTTCActttgctggctggctggctggatgAAACAGTTACGTTCAGATTCCACACATTCCCACTCCGCACACATTCCGCATTCTaacgttgttgctgtcgacaaacaacaaaaaagagttCAATTAAGTAACTGAACTTGTTGTTGGGTCTTTCAAGAAGATTTCACTCTCGTTTTtggccgttgttgttgttgttgtgtttggtCTTTGCTTTATCTGtttcttgttttcatttagctTTTGTCTTTGGATCTTCGGATCAATCAGCTATTGTTTGCATTCGCATTTCGAAATTGAGCATGGACATCGAGTCATCGAAATTGAATTCGATTTCGATTCCGGTTCAAGTTGCCCACACTCCCTTTgtgctcgtgtgtgtgtgtgtgttgagccACCCGCTAGATGGAAGATGCcgttaatttgtttactttgaaATTCGTGCAGACACTCTTGCCTTCTCCCTTCCTCTCTCTGACCATCGTCTTAAGCTATTTCGCATGCTGCGTTGACAAAGAAAGCAggaaagagagcgagcgagcgagagtgAGAAGTGAATAGCAAGTGGCAGAAGAAATTatgtcaatatttatttaaattcatttctttcGTCAGTTCAtgccaaaaaacacacacacacacacacaacgacaacaagttAAAGAAATGGAGAGAAATTTAATCGCGCGCCACTTGAAagcgatttttttttcttcttcgcgCTTTGTTATTTCGAGTTTTGTTTAcctttgaaatacttttgggGTTTTTTATTCGTTGTTGTTAACTGGGTGAAACCTCAAGccttaaaattgaaattaatcgGAAATATTATCGAATTATTTCTactttgcagttgcaacaagaTGAGCAACTCCATCACCCGCTCTCTGTTGGTGCTGCTTTTGGCCAGCGCCGTCCTAATCGAGGCCAAGACGGTGCATCGACGCACCGACAAGATCTCCGAGAACTTTAAGCAGCTCGATCTGCCCCCAGAGGAGATCGATCCCAATGTCGCTCCCCCCGACAGCTCAGCTCCCATAGCCGACGCTCAGGACGCACTCGATACCGCTGCAACCCCCGTGACCTCTGCCCCCGCTGCTccggctgctgcagttgctgccgTGGATGAAACCCTCAATGAGATCGCCAGCGAAGACACCgtgccagctgcagctgcagctgccgcagaGGCAACACCCGCAGAGACAACCGCTGTGGCAACAGCCAAACCCAAACCGAAGCCCACCAAGAGTCCCAAGCCACAGGATGAGGACAAGAACCCCATCAGTCGGTACTGCAAGTGCACGGAGTCGCATTGCGACTGCTGTCGCAAGTTCGGCTTGCCATTGCTGCCCAGCGGACCCGGATGTGCCAAGATCGCGTATCTGGGCAACGACGAGATGAGCGTCTCGCTCAAGTTCGGCCAGATCACGCTCGCCTCGCGTCGCATCTCCAGCAAGCGGGCGCGTCCCATTTGCGTCAGCATGCCCGGCGGCTACAACAAGTTCTGCGGTCGCGTCTACGGTTTGTCCCAGGCCAAGGAGAACTTCAAGGCCTGCCTCGCCTTCGAGCTGCGCGCCGAGGACGAAGTGGAGGCCCAGCTGCCCATCTCGTGCTTCAAATTCGGAGCCGAGGGACTGCGCGTTGCCGAGGCCGAACCTCTGCCCACCAAGGTGAAGGCGCCACaggatgaggatgacgatgacgacatcTTTG
This region includes:
- the LOC133849361 gene encoding uncharacterized protein ZK546.14, encoding MSNSITRSLLVLLLASAVLIEAKTVHRRTDKISENFKQLDLPPEEIDPNVAPPDSSAPIADAQDALDTAATPVTSAPAAPAAAVAAVDETLNEIASEDTVPAAAAAAAEATPAETTAVATAKPKPKPTKSPKPQDEDKNPISRYCKCTESHCDCCRKFGLPLLPSGPGCAKIAYLGNDEMSVSLKFGQITLASRRISSKRARPICVSMPGGYNKFCGRVYGLSQAKENFKACLAFELRAEDEVEAQLPISCFKFGAEGLRVAEAEPLPTKVKAPQDEDDDDDIFGFGAGGDDDEDDEDDYDDAEEPSAEDDDAEDYTEDDDTEAPEDADYGGFSLGGLLDELDDDEDEKPAKKPVAAAATPATVADQTREHVETDVMQSKDESGTVAAAADSVVAAEEAAVSAVTAAPAAAAEATGATGTTTTGSKKKSKKAKKNKKKKKAASVASETEGDFAYELLNGILDFFN